CCTGGCGGCCTTTGCCGGTTCTGTTGTGGTTCATTTTTCTGCTGTCTTTGGCGGTTCGTTTCTTGTCGTTCGCGTTGTTTGAAGAGCCGTTGCTTTCCATCCAGTATCTGCTGGTGGATTACTGCGTTGTTCTGGCAATCGGTCTGGCGAGTTACCAAGCCACACGGACCACGCAAATG
The window above is part of the Pseudovibrio sp. Tun.PSC04-5.I4 genome. Proteins encoded here:
- a CDS encoding DUF6867 family protein — its product is MGILYGSSLTVFIVLVVILGGIAAAATGRSVATTWRPLPVLLWFIFLLSLAVRFLSFALFEEPLLSIQYLLVDYCVVLAIGLASYQATRTTQMVTQYSWLYDKTGPFGWKLKPGQHENY